In Actinomadura luteofluorescens, the sequence GCCGGGTATCGCGCGAACAGGTGCTGGGCGAGGGCCCAGCGGAGGCTGCGCGCCAGCCGCGTCACGCTGTCGATCTCCAACGGTGACACGGGAAGGAGCGACAGTGCCCGGGCGCCGCCGGACGGAGCGGGCGCCTCGCAGCCCTGGAACGTCCTGAGCCGAACGTGGAGTGGCAGCTTCTCGCGCGTCTCGCGCTGCCCGGGGTAGACGATCAGCGTGCGCGGCTCCGTCGTGGCCGCGGAGGCGATCGCCTCGATCTCCTGGGACACCCTGCCCGGCTGCTCCGAAGCGACGAGCGCGTGCGCGACCGGAACGACGCGCAACACGGGTTCGTCTCCGCAGCAGAGCACGAATGTTCCTGCCTGCTCCCATTGAAGGCCCACGGCCTCCGGGTACCGGCCGCCACATGAAACCTCTCCGCCGGGCCCGAACGAGCCTTCCGGAACCAGGTCCAACTGCGCCAGCGCATGCGTGAGGAGGAGGCCGGTGTACAGCGTGAACGATTCGCACCACTCCTGGATCCGGTCGTTGGTCGTCCCGGGCGGACCGTTCCCGCTCTTCGCGGCGACCCACGCCCGCCAGAGTTCGGCGGCTCGCCTGTATCTGTCGTCGTTCGTGAAGACGTTGGTGGTGCGCAGGACGGTGCCGACATCGGCGTGACGGTGGACTCCCGGCAGGATCGTCGGCCCGCGAAGTTCGACCAGCGCGTTGCGGAGCCTCTCCAAGCCCTCCCTCAACTGTTTGGCCCTCGTACGCCGGGTGCTGCTCTCGACGAGGCCTTCGATGAGGAGGAACATGTACCGGCTCACCCGCCATGGGCGTCCACTCGCGTCCTCCGCGTAGGTGCTCACGTCGTCGAGCATGGCCTCGATCCGCTCGACCTCGGCCAACCGTCCCTGCACGTGGTCCCAGAGATGGCCGACGAGCCTGGCGAGCACCCGGTTCTCGTAGAAGTCCAGATCGGTCTCGCGCGCAGGGTCGAGGAGGCGTCCCGGGCGAATGCCGTCGGGACGCAGCGCCGCCCAGTCCTCGCTGCGGGCGGTGAGCCGGGTGATGGCGGCGGGAGTGACGCGCCGTACCTGCGACGCCGGCACCAGCCGGTTCACCGCCCGCAGTCGGGCCACGGGCAGATGGCAAGCCGCGCGCAGATGCGGGAGGCAGCGCTCGATCACCTCGTCGATTTCGCGGGGGCGCAGGCGCTCGTCCATGTCGGCCCCGCCCATCAGCGGAGTCTCCGACAGCCACTCCTCCGCGGTGACGTCCCCCGCGACCAGCGAATCGAGCCTTCTGCCGATGGCCGTGACGATGTACGTCGTGATGTCGTCGGGCATGGCGTGATGCCCGAAGTCGCCCTCGTCACGGTGATGCCGGGTCTCGTCCCACAGCGTCCACGTCCCGTCCGCGGCGAGGTACCGGCCGGGGCGCACGGCCGTCGCGTTCAGGAAGAGGGGGCGGCCGCCGGGCGCGAAGAACAGCCTGCCGAGGGTCATGCGCCCACCTGGCGGCCGCTCCACCTCGCGCCCCAGCAGCCGGTCCCAGATCCGCACCGGCATGTCAGACGCCCCTCCGCAGATGGATCTCCTCGTCGAGCCGTTCGAGCGACCTGTGCGGGACGGTGCCGAACGGCGCCCAGAGCCCGGGCAGATCGTCGCGGAGTCCCTGGATCAGATCGAACGGGATCTCGAACCGGCCGCGCAGCTTGCGCAGGACGCGGGTCGCGAACGCGTGGTCGGCCGCCTGCCCCTGGCCGCCGCCCGCCGCGCACACGACCGGGACGAACGCCTCCAGGTACTTCATGGTCCGGGACCCGGACGAGATCCGGAAGTCCCGGAAGAGGCGGTCCCGCAGCTCGCCGTCCAGGAAGGCGAACACGCTCTGCGCGGCCTGCGCATGCGTCCGGCGGGCGCGCTCGAAAGCCGCTTCGAGGGCGCCGAGCGACGGCGGAGCCGGCAGCGGCGGGACGGGGTCCGGTTCGAACATCTGGGGGCGGGCGGGGAGTTCCAGCACGTGCGAACGGTCGTAGGTCTTGTCGGCGAAGGCCACCGTCGTCTCGTCGTGGTTGGCCGTGCCGATGAACCACACGTTCGGCGGGATGACGAGCTTGCGGCCGTCCACGAGCCCTCGGGGGGCCGGCTGGACCTCGGTCGTCATGAGCTCCAGGCTGGGCGGGGCGCCGTCCGGCTTCCTCGTCTGTCCTATCTGGTACAGGACCTCGCTGAAGTACTGCTCCGGGTGCGACAGGTTCATCTCGTCCAGTACGACGAAGAACGGACGGTCGGCGTAGGCGGGGCATCCGGCCCGGTAGAGCGCCTGGGTGAAGGGCGACTCGTAGAACCTGCGCTCGAAGGCGTTGAAGTACCCAACGAGATCCTGCGGGGTGCGCCAGTCGGCGCTCACCGGGACGAGAGCGGTCTCGGCCTGGAGGGCCTTGGCGAAGACGATCGGCAGCTGCGTCTTGCCGATGCCGCTGATCCCCTGGAGGAGATGCAGCCGCGACGCGGCCAGCCCTCCGAGGAAGAGGATCAGGTCCTCCTCGGCGTAGAACATGCGGTACTGCTGGGCGACATAGTTCCGGAGCCAGTAGACGAAACTGTCCAGCTGCGGGACCTGGCCCAGAAGGTCGTCGCGCCTCTCGTCGTGCTGCGCGTCCATCGCGCGGCACTCGGGGAAGGGCGACTCGCCCTCCTTCCGCGCCGTCAGGCTCTGGATGTCCTGGTGCAGTTCCTGGACGCGGACGCGGTAGGCGCCGACCGAGGCCTCCATGGCCTCCTTGGTGACCTTGAGCCGCTCGAGCTCCAGGGCGGTGATCTGATGGCCGGTGAGCTGCCGCTGCAACCGCTCGTTGTCCGCGACGAGCACCGCGCGCTCCTCCCGCCAGCCGCGCTCCGCCTCCTGGAGCCTGGCGAGCCGTTCCGTCACGTCCTCGGGCACCTGGCGCTGGAGGCGGAGGGCGGAGTTCTCGGTCCGCAGCTCCTGCAGCTCCTTCAGCACATCGCCGGGCGGCCGATGACCGAAGGCCCGGTCGATGCGGTTCCGCTCGTCGCGCTCCTTCTCCATGTCGGCGGTGTGATCCTGGAGCGCCCTGCAGCGCTGTTCCAGCTCCCTGGACCGCAGCTCGGCCCGTTCCACGGCCGCGGCGACGGCGTGCTCCACGCGTTCGATCAGCAGCGCGCGCGCATCGGCCAGGTCCTCGTCCCGGGCGTTCAGCTCGACCTCGAACTCCCGCAGGCGCGCCCGCTCCTCGGTGAGCTTCTCCGTCCGCCCGGCCAGTTCCCGGCGCTGCACTTCGAGATCGGCGCCGAGCGCGGCGCGGGTGCGGGCGTGCTCCTCCGCCAGCTCGCGCTGCCGGGTCTCGACTTCTCGCCGGGTGCTCTCCAGCGCCTTCCGGGCTTCGGCGAGCGCGGTCTCCTTCGCTCGTTCCCTGGCGGCGACGAGTTCGCGCTCCTCTTCGACCAGCCGCTTCTCCCGCTCGTCGAGTTCGCCGGTCCTCTTCTGGACGAGGTCCAGTTGCGCGGCCAGTTCCTGAGCGTCCTTCTCGATGGCGGCGAGACGCTCGGCCGCCTCCTCGGTTCCTCGCTCCAGGGCCTGCCGCGTCTCGTCCACACGCTCGGCGGCCTGCTTGAACAGGGCCACGGCCTCGGCGGCCTTCTGCCATTCGGTGGCGACCGCCCCGTCGTCCACTCCGCCGGCCGGGGGCTCCGCGGGCGCGGGCAGAGAGTCCTCACCTCCGACGGCGGCCATCGCCTCGGGACGTCGCGCTTCGGCCTCCTCCTCGGCCGCCTTCCGATTCACCGGCTTGGCGGCGGCCGGCCTGGTCCGGCGCTGGGGCGTCTGCCGACGCGCCTGGGCGGGGCGCTTCTTGGCCATCGTGAACTACTCGTCCTTCCTTGGAGCGGAATGGATGTCAGTGCAGGGGGATGAGTTCCGGCACGGCGAGGGCGGCCAGCTCGCGGCACCATTTCGCGTCCTGCGCGGCGGAAGGGTCCCTTCCTCCGTGCGAGACGCGGTTGCGCATGGTGCCGAGCGCGGCGAGCGCACTGAGCAGGTCGGGACGCCGCGCCGCCAGCCGGTGCAGGGGATGCTCCGCGTTCCGGTGCGCCGCCACGAGGGCCAGGGCGCCGGCCTTCCTCAAGGGCAGGTCCTTCCCCGTACTCGATCCCCTGGCGGCCTCACGAAGATCCTGGTCGAAGAGCCGGGGGACCGTCTGGAAACCGACGCGGTGGGCGGCTTCCTCGATGGCGGACCGTCGCAGCGTCTCGGTCGGCGAGATCGCCCGGACGGAGTCCACCGACACGGGATAGCCGCGCGCCAGGCGGCGGAAGAGCTCCTCGTACAGGCGGTGCGTCGCGTGCACGACGCGCTCCAGCGCACCCGCCTGGTCGCCCAGCATTACGGCGAGGTCCACCTCGGTCATCAGGTCGAAGGCGTCCTCGTCACTCCGGACGGACGCGCCGAACTCGGCGACGAGCACGGATTCGACGTGGGCGCGCGCCGTCGCGTCCGCCTGCCGGTAGGTGCGCTCGGCGCGTTCCGCCTTCGTCCGGGTCACGCCGCGAATCCGCTCCGCGAGCGGCCCGCCGTCGTGCAGGCACCGATCCAGCAGCTCGCCGAACATGGCACTGCTCCCGACGCCGAAGGGGTCGTGCGCGACCAGCTCCCCGGATCCGTCGGCCGTGGCGAATCCAACGACCAGGACGGGCTCGGGGGCGTCGATGAAGGCGATCCGGTCCAGATCCGGCGGCCGGTCCCCGCCCGGCCCCGGGCGGGCGCCCGCCGTCTCGCCCGGCCGCGCCACCGGCGCCAGGCCCTGGCCGCGCTCGAACTCGCGCACCCGCCGGGCCTCCCGCGCGTCCCGGTCCAGCCGGGCGACCTCGATGACCTGTTCCGGACGGGGCCGGCCGGGGGCGGCCTCCGTCCCCGCGTCGGCCATGTCGACGATCGCGGCCTCGACGTGGTCCGGGTGGCCCGTGGTGCCGAGCTGGAGCCCGGCCCTGCCCGGGGCCCGCCACGTGACATGCGCGTCGGCGAGCCGCTCGGCGGTGCGGGGCCACAGGTCGCCGCCGGCCTCGGGCGACTGGAAGACGTACCTCACCGACCAGGACGTCTCCTCGGCGACGCCGCCCGTGCGGAGCGCCCGCCTCCCCTGCTCGGTCAGCTCCCCCTGCCGGTCGAGCAGCCCGTGGTGGACGGCCTGGTCGACGATGTGCGCGCACAGCCGCACGTGCAGGTTGATCCGGGCCGCGATCAGGTCCGGCTCCCGGACGCCCGCGTGGCAGAGCCCCAGCACGACGCGTTCGAAGAGATCGAGCCCCCGGCGGGGCAGGACCGGGGCGGTCACGCGGTGCGCCCACGCCGGGAAGGCCACGCAGATCCGCTCGTCGCGCCGCGGCGGCGCCGGGCACAGCTGGACGATCCTCGCGCTACGGGGAAAGGACGGTGCCATGCTCACCTCCCGAACGGCACAGCCGGAGGAACTCGGTCAGCGGCCCGACCTGCGCGGGAGCCGCGGGCCCTTCGAACATCGCGGCATCGCCCACGGTCACCAGCAGGCGCTTCTGCCGGCTCATCGCCACGCACAGCCGGTTGCGCAGGGTGAGGTGGCCGTAGCGGCGCCGCACCCAGCGGTCATGGGCGGCGCCCGCAGGTGGCGGACCGGCCGGAGGCGATGATCTCGTCGTGGACAGGAACACCACATCGAACTCCTTGCCCTGGAAGGCGTCGACGCTCCCGACGTGCAGGCGGTCCAGACGGCGGCCCCCGGCGTCGTACTGGAGCCCCCTGACCAGCTCGTATCCCTGGTCGGTGCGGCGGGCGAGGTCGCGCGCCACCAGTTCCCGCCAGATCTCGTCCACCTGGTCGGAGTAGAACGAGATGACGCCGAAGGTGAGGTCCGGCGCCGACGGCAGGAGCCGCTCCAGCTGGTCGGCGATGACGCGCGCCTCGGCCCGCCGCCGCTTGCTGCGCTTGCCGGACTCGGCGCCCCGGCCGTTCGGGACGTCGATCCACGCCGCGTGCACGCCCTCGTAGCCGGGCAGAGCGTGCGCGAACTCCTCGTCCGGACGCGGCGATTCGAGGATCCCGTCGTAGAAGCAGCGGCTCACGAACGCCCCGAGCGTCCGGTGCATCCGGAACTGGGCGTTGAGGGTGACGACCCGATCCACCGAGGCGCCAGGAGCTCTGAGGTTCTCGAACAGGCGCTGGAACAGGCTCTCGCGCAGCCTTCCCCGCACGCCCGCGTCGAGCCGCTCCACCTGCCGCTCGACCTCCGGCTCCAGCATGTGCGGCAGCTGGTTGTGGTCGCCGACCAGGATGATGCGCCGGCCCGCGTGGATCAGCGGGATCATCAGATCGAGCGGGTTGGCGCGGGCCGCCTCATCGATGATCACGGTGTCGAAGACGACGTCCTCGATCCGCGTCTCCTCCTTGGCCACCGCGACGGTCGGCGACGCGGCCTGCTGGCAGGTGGCCGCGTAGGAGGCGGTGTAGGCCCGCAGGGTCCACTCGACGGCGACCGGGTCGCCGCGCAGCCCTTCGAGGTAGTCCAGCATGGCGAGCTGGGGGCCGCTCTCGCCGGAGTCGCGCACCCGCTCTTCGAGCTCTTCGGCGATCTCGGCGAGCAGGTCCTCCACGTCGGGGTCGGCGGCGACGGGCGCCTGCGGCCCGGTCGCCGGCCGGAGCGCCTCCAGCAACCGGTCGCGTGCCGCCGCCAGTTCGGTCAGGAACGGGACGGGCTCGTCGACGTCCCAGGAGGCGGCCCTGGCCAGCAGGTCCAGATCGGCCGCGTGACCGGCGTCCTGCCCGTTCAGCGCGCGGACCCGGCGCAGCGCCTTCGCCGCCGCCGCGGGCCCGTCGTCCGCGAACGACTCCGCGAGGGTCCGCACGCCGCGCAGCGCCCGGACCGCCAGCTCGCGGTCGTCGTCGAGGTCGAACGGGACGGGCCGCGACGCCGTCTCCAGCCGGCGGCGCGTGCCGTGCAGCCGGTCGGTGAGCCCGGTCGGGAGCAGTTCGCCCGCCAGTTCCTCGATCTCTTTCAGCAGGCGCGCGGTCTCCTCCGGCGGGGTCGGTGTGAGCAGGTAGCCGGCCGCCCTGGCGGTCACCGTCCGCAGCAGGCCGAGCGCCCGCCCGAAGGAGTCGGTGTCGATCTCCTCGGTGAGCCAGTCGACCGTCTCCTGCAGCCACCGGTCCGTCTGGACGGTCGTGCCGCGGCCGGCTCGGTCCACCTTGTTGGCCGGGAGGCCGAACACCCTCGAACGCTCGACCAGTTCGTCCACGGCGGCGTGCTGGAAGCTGGTGAGCAGGATGCTGCCGCGCAGCCGCGCGTAGCCGCGGCCCTCCTCGGCGAGGCGGGTCTGCAGGGCGGTGATCACCTGGGTCTTGCCCGTGCCGGGCGGGCCCTGGATCACCGCGATGTCGGGCGTGTTCAGGGCCACCTCCAGCGCCCGCTCCTGCATCGGGGTGGGCTCGCCGCCCCGGAAGCAGTCGCGGACCGCGGCGGAGACCGCCCTGGTCGTCCTTCTGGGAGGATCCGCACTGACCGTCTTGCCCTCGAACAGCGCCAGCAGGTTCGGGATCCTGGTCCCGTCCGCGAGGATCCGGTCGAAGGCGGCCTTGCGCCGCTGCATCTGGCGCCGGTCGCCGCGGAACGAGCGGTAGAGGAAGCCCTGGGGCGGAGGTGCGACCGTGAAGTCCCGTCCCACTCCGG encodes:
- a CDS encoding AAA family ATPase, with amino-acid sequence MAKKRPAQARRQTPQRRTRPAAAKPVNRKAAEEEAEARRPEAMAAVGGEDSLPAPAEPPAGGVDDGAVATEWQKAAEAVALFKQAAERVDETRQALERGTEEAAERLAAIEKDAQELAAQLDLVQKRTGELDEREKRLVEEERELVAARERAKETALAEARKALESTRREVETRQRELAEEHARTRAALGADLEVQRRELAGRTEKLTEERARLREFEVELNARDEDLADARALLIERVEHAVAAAVERAELRSRELEQRCRALQDHTADMEKERDERNRIDRAFGHRPPGDVLKELQELRTENSALRLQRQVPEDVTERLARLQEAERGWREERAVLVADNERLQRQLTGHQITALELERLKVTKEAMEASVGAYRVRVQELHQDIQSLTARKEGESPFPECRAMDAQHDERRDDLLGQVPQLDSFVYWLRNYVAQQYRMFYAEEDLILFLGGLAASRLHLLQGISGIGKTQLPIVFAKALQAETALVPVSADWRTPQDLVGYFNAFERRFYESPFTQALYRAGCPAYADRPFFVVLDEMNLSHPEQYFSEVLYQIGQTRKPDGAPPSLELMTTEVQPAPRGLVDGRKLVIPPNVWFIGTANHDETTVAFADKTYDRSHVLELPARPQMFEPDPVPPLPAPPSLGALEAAFERARRTHAQAAQSVFAFLDGELRDRLFRDFRISSGSRTMKYLEAFVPVVCAAGGGQGQAADHAFATRVLRKLRGRFEIPFDLIQGLRDDLPGLWAPFGTVPHRSLERLDEEIHLRRGV
- a CDS encoding DEAD/DEAH box helicase, with product MSAPGRGNRAPAPRGSSGTVTEPLPGRSDFVWLLWDGAPDALENLDDGWHEVILAKMPTGQVVAGVGGTVRGGVRPDGEQDRERLARAMANRARIAVLSTRKVENEGRRRRLRIGLDVHTYEQADPLEPQSVGVGDRVMDTVGRWDRRLRDRPDEIVRWLTERLLLPPRADAGPEAPRRLVVSIGLSDPSAPTGYRIHGRGVTGDVRTEDGRLVLHRLRRTGDAEGQGPLRLTECRLEFTDVSRASEAHAEMKHQLNRLATGQGFLAMWHEYNRLETRFVRRQVRDVGFGRYTEREPLGDGVYRFRVDASSHLDDQELTLTERARRGLDARETLELEAAQTLPEALAAADEEDASEWALIGDRLGKGVVSGTVVAADVAAGTIDLRLVELGRRRVSGVGRDFTVAPPPQGFLYRSFRGDRRQMQRRKAAFDRILADGTRIPNLLALFEGKTVSADPPRRTTRAVSAAVRDCFRGGEPTPMQERALEVALNTPDIAVIQGPPGTGKTQVITALQTRLAEEGRGYARLRGSILLTSFQHAAVDELVERSRVFGLPANKVDRAGRGTTVQTDRWLQETVDWLTEEIDTDSFGRALGLLRTVTARAAGYLLTPTPPEETARLLKEIEELAGELLPTGLTDRLHGTRRRLETASRPVPFDLDDDRELAVRALRGVRTLAESFADDGPAAAAKALRRVRALNGQDAGHAADLDLLARAASWDVDEPVPFLTELAAARDRLLEALRPATGPQAPVAADPDVEDLLAEIAEELEERVRDSGESGPQLAMLDYLEGLRGDPVAVEWTLRAYTASYAATCQQAASPTVAVAKEETRIEDVVFDTVIIDEAARANPLDLMIPLIHAGRRIILVGDHNQLPHMLEPEVERQVERLDAGVRGRLRESLFQRLFENLRAPGASVDRVVTLNAQFRMHRTLGAFVSRCFYDGILESPRPDEEFAHALPGYEGVHAAWIDVPNGRGAESGKRSKRRRAEARVIADQLERLLPSAPDLTFGVISFYSDQVDEIWRELVARDLARRTDQGYELVRGLQYDAGGRRLDRLHVGSVDAFQGKEFDVVFLSTTRSSPPAGPPPAGAAHDRWVRRRYGHLTLRNRLCVAMSRQKRLLVTVGDAAMFEGPAAPAQVGPLTEFLRLCRSGGEHGTVLSP